The DNA region CCCGCCCGAAGACCGCGAGCTGACCTCGCTCCGGCAGCGGCTGATCGGCGCGATCGTGCTGTCCGTGCCGGTGATCGCGCTGTCGATGATCCCCGCGCTGCAGTTCACCTACTGGCAGTGGCTCTCGCTGGCGCTGGCTGCCCCGGTCGTCGTCTGGGCCGCGTGGCCCTTCCACCGGGCCGCGTGGATCAACCTGCGTCACGGCGCCGCCACGATGGACACGCTGATCTCGATCGGTGTCTCGGCGGCATTCCTGTGGTCGCTGTACGCGCTGTTCCTCGGCGATGCCGGCATGCCCGGCATGATGGAGGCCTTCGAGTGGACCGTGCAGCGCACCGACGGCGCCGGCAACATCTATCTCGAAGTCGCCGCCGGAGTGACGATGTTCGTCCTCGCCGGCCGGTACTTCGAACTGCGCTCCAAGCGCCGCGCCGGCGCCGCCCTGCGTGCGCTGCTCGAGCTGGGCGCGAAGGACGTCGCGGTCATCCGCGACGGTGTCGAAGGCCGGATCCCGATCTCCGCGCTGCGCGTCGGCGACGAGTTCGTGGTGCGACCGGGCGAGAAGATCGCCACGGACGGCGTGGTCGTCTCGGGGACATCGGCTGTGGACGCCTCGATGGTCACCGGCGAATCTGTGCCGGTCGAGGTGGGTGCCGGTGATGCCGTCGTGGGCGCCACCGTCAACGCGGGCGGGCGCCTGCACGTGCGGGCGACCCGGGTCGGGGATGACACTCAGCTGGCGCAGATGGCACGGCTGGTCGAAGAGGCCCAGTCCGGCAAGGCCGACGTGCAGCGCCTCGCCGACCGCATCTCCGGCGTGTTCGTGCCGATCGTCCTGGTCATCTCCCTCGGCACCCTTGTCACCTGGCTGCTGCTGGGCAACCCGGTCGCCGCCGCGGTGACCGCCGCTGTGGCGGTCCTGATCATCGCCTGCCCGTGCGCGCTCGGGTTGGCCACACCCACCGCGCTCCTGGTCGGCACCGGCCGGGGCGCTCAGCTCGGCATCCTGATCAAGGGACCGGAGGTGCTCGAATCCACCCGGATGGTCGACACGATCCTGCTCGACAAGACCGGCACCGTCACCACCGGGCGCATGGCGCTGGTCGCTGTGATCACGGCGCCGGGGACCGACCGCACCGAGCTGCTGCGACTGGCCGGCGCGCTGGAGGATTCCTCTGAGCACCCGATCGGCCGGGCGATCGCCCTGGCCGCTGCCCGCGAGGCCGGCGAGCTGCCCACCGTGGAGTCGTTCCAGGCCACCGCGGGAGTGGGCGTCTCGGGCGTCGTCGACGGACATGCGGTCGTGGTGGGTCGCCAATCCCTGCTCGCGGAGTGGGCCATCCACCCGGACGCCGCGCTCGTCGCGGACAAGGACCGGGCCGAGGCGGAGGGGTCCTCCGCCGTGTTCGTGGCGTGGGACGGCCACGGCCGCGGGGTGCTCGTCGTGGCGGACC from Microbacterium sp. zg-B185 includes:
- a CDS encoding heavy metal translocating P-type ATPase; translated protein: MDAALAAEDGGTPALPRSRVELEIGGMTCASCANRIEKKLNRLEGVTASVNYATEKAVVSTAAGVDPAVLIAEVEKTGYTAALPRPQAPAQAPPEDRELTSLRQRLIGAIVLSVPVIALSMIPALQFTYWQWLSLALAAPVVVWAAWPFHRAAWINLRHGAATMDTLISIGVSAAFLWSLYALFLGDAGMPGMMEAFEWTVQRTDGAGNIYLEVAAGVTMFVLAGRYFELRSKRRAGAALRALLELGAKDVAVIRDGVEGRIPISALRVGDEFVVRPGEKIATDGVVVSGTSAVDASMVTGESVPVEVGAGDAVVGATVNAGGRLHVRATRVGDDTQLAQMARLVEEAQSGKADVQRLADRISGVFVPIVLVISLGTLVTWLLLGNPVAAAVTAAVAVLIIACPCALGLATPTALLVGTGRGAQLGILIKGPEVLESTRMVDTILLDKTGTVTTGRMALVAVITAPGTDRTELLRLAGALEDSSEHPIGRAIALAAAREAGELPTVESFQATAGVGVSGVVDGHAVVVGRQSLLAEWAIHPDAALVADKDRAEAEGSSAVFVAWDGHGRGVLVVADRVKATSREAVAQFRRLGLRPVLLTGDNETVARRIADEVGIERVIAGVLPDQKVSVVRELQAEGRVVAMVGDGVNDAAALAQADLGLAMGTGTDAAIEASDITLVRGDLRSAADAIRLSRRTFGTIRGNLFWAFAYNVAAIPLAAMGLLNPMIAGAAMAFSSVFVVGNSLRLRRFRSLSKDAPPNVPVGSRALPTVMDSHAKELS